One window from the genome of Kluyveromyces marxianus DMKU3-1042 DNA, complete genome, chromosome 3 encodes:
- the AIM29 gene encoding Aim29p encodes MSTEIDFDTEEPLITTVRPLTNSTITVRVIKSFPYRNVKNIVFTDYDIKNKTAKDLYEDVINHIKTTGAFRPFRNVNYDALKVYTHAHGSKTVNLVINFDHDDDWTLDINDSTKKLVDYGISNETELSLFNHDDYIAFKANPEEKWL; translated from the coding sequence ATGTCTACTGAAATTGATTTCGATACTGAGGAACCCTTGATCACCACCGTGAGACCATTAACCAATTCTACTATAACAGTGCGGGTTATCAAGTCTTTCCCTTATAGAAACGTTAAGAATATTGTATTCACAGACTACGACATCAAAAATAAGACTGCTAAGGACTTGTATGAGGATGTCATAAACCATATTAAAACCACTGGTGCATTCAGACCATTTCGTAATGTGAATTATGATGCTTTGAAAGTATATACCCACGCACACGGATCTAAGACTGTGAATTTAGTAATTAACTTTGACCATGACGACGACTGGACTTTAGACATTAACGATTCTACTAAGAAACTAGTAGATTATGGTATTTCTAACGAAACTGAACTTTCCTTGTTTAACCACGATGATTACATTGCATTCAAAGCCAATCCGGAAGAAAAATGGCTATAA
- the SLD7 gene encoding Sld7p yields MPLFKELVLRLDVGHNTVIRDVQLWREMDAEKGHEGGPSAKNCLAEVIGMVSVAKLPLWLDLDRRYRCFTTSETSFRYFNAKLMRQRHRNRGILCRIHSNNDSIEYMLFHKCLKTDVDASFEIESIVIDLSTKRRLDAVLDKIHSASDESNATTESISRNAAGPSNATKSIEKILEKNRQQRLQKSNSLNKRVLLNDQHQHFVTLLSQCILSGLRLRGVPQSQYEKLYKMTYKASEFAFRNELRQTTPISFEAIQDCVETLLKLFTKT; encoded by the coding sequence ATGCCACTTTTCAAGGAACTTGTTCTTAGGTTAGACGTGGGACATAACACTGTCATTCGAGATGTCCAACTCTGGCGCGAAATGGACGCTGAGAAGGGCCATGAGGGAGGCCCAAGTGCCAAGAATTGTCTAGCGGAAGTTATAGGAATGGTTAGCGTGGCTAAACTGCCGTTATGGCTTGACTTGGACAGAAGATATCGGTGTTTTACGACAAGTGAGACGAGTTTCCGGTATTTCAATGCCAAATTGATGCGGCAGCGACACAGGAACCGAGGTATTCTGTGCCGGATTCATTCGAACAATGATTCTATAGAGTATATGCTCTTCCATAAATGTTTGAAAACTGATGTGGACGCGTCATTCGAGATAGAATCGATCGTCATCGATCTGTCGACGAAACGCCGCTTGGACGCTGTACTAGATAAGATACACAGTGCTAGCGATGAAAGCAACGCTACTACAGAATCCATCAGCAGAAATGCAGCAGGTCCGTCCAATGCTACAAAATCTATCGAAAAGATCCTCGAGAAGAATAGACAACAGCGATTACAAAAAAGCAACTCACTGAACAAAAGAGTATTGCTCAATGATCAACACCAGCATTTCGTTACACTACTGTCGCAGTGCATACTCTCAGGTCTCAGATTGAGAGGCGTTCCCCAGTCCCAATACGAGAAACTGTACAAGATGACGTATAAAGCGTCTGAATTTGCGTTCAGAAATGAACTGCGACAAACAACGCCGATCAGTTTCGAAGCTATTCAAGACTGCGTGGAGACTCTTTTGAAATTATTCACAAAGACATGA
- the LPL1 gene encoding putative hydrolase — protein MQPKKAGSSDSMTNGPNDRKKHLFILVHGLWGNHKHMDSIKEMMEKKLDGIDDIVIFKPENSGYIKTLHGIRVVSYNVLDEICQFVKDYGVERFDRVSMIGYSMGGLVSRFIIGKMVTECKDIFGNMTPVIFMTFATPHLGVNFFLPADVKRRTVYRRVLNTVLTGLGKTILGRSGSEIFISNKNDRILVDISQGEYLYGLSRFKHRVCFANVKNDRTVAFYTAIIGNCDPFIETANTLDYRFNHDLPIDVNNYPVQPRILVLDELDPTVYRAKEEKPPVSLKHRVNRILFLMLLLMVFLPLAILINTFGTCYSYITTSRHHALLKKGRHKVQSHEDMFTSLMSSLRSMIGDTINDEQDKGQDNDSDWSLDKNTLSRTITNDSALMNDAWEKFIHSYSKVWSHDKFPSLPFDESRTTIYQNLSKLSWIRIPVYVKAMNAHDGIVARKGLDKASPYGVANVMFACELINHLLE, from the coding sequence ATGCAACCTAAAAAGGCTGGGAGTTCTGACTCAATGACAAATGGTCCTAATGATCGCAAGAAACACTTGTTCATACTTGTACATGGCCTTTGGGGTAACCACAAGCATATGGACTCCATTAAGGAGATGATGGAGAAAAAGCTGGACGGCATCGATGATATTGTGATATTCAAGCCCGAGAACTCTGGGTACATCAAGACTCTCCATGGGATTCGGGTGGTGAGTTATAATGTCTTGGATGAGATTTGTCAGTTTGTGAAGGATTATGGTGTAGAAAGGTTTGACAGAGTGAGTATGATTGGATATTCAATGGGAGGGCTAGTTTCTCGGTTTATTATTGGCAAGATGGTTACTGAATGTAAGGACATTTTCGGAAATATGACACCAGTGATCTTTATGACGTTTGCCACACCTCATCTTGGTGTTAATTTCTTCCTTCCCGCAGATGTCAAGAGGCGTACGGTATATCGTAGAGTACTGAATACAGTTTTGACTGGGTTAGGGAAGACCATCTTAGGCAGGAGTGGTTCTGAAATATTTATTAGCAATAAAAACGACCGGATTTTAGTAGATATCTCTCAGGGTGAATATCTGTACGGATTATCGAGATTTAAGCACCGTGTTTGTTTTGCAAATGTAAAGAATGATAGAACTGTGGCATTTTACACCGCTATTATTGGGAATTGTGATCCATTCATAGAGACTGCAAATACCCTAGACTATCGATTTAATCACGATTTGCCAATTGATGTGAATAATTACCCAGTACAGCCTAGAATTCTTGTTTTAGACGAATTGGATCCCACTGTATACAGAGCTAAAGAGGAAAAGCCGCCTGTATCGTTAAAGCATCGTGTTAATAGAATATTATTTCTCATGCTATTACTGATGGTATTCCTTCCGCTTGCAATTCTCATAAATACTTTCGGGACTTGCTATAGTTACATTACGACGTCACGTCACCATgctcttttgaagaaaggtCGTCATAAAGTACAGTCTCATGAAGATATGTTTACCTCGCTTATGTCTTCTTTGAGGAGTATGATCGGGGACACAATTAACGATGAGCAAGATAAAGGGCAAGATAATGACTCTGATTGGTCGTTAGATAAGAACACTCTAAGCCGTACAATTACCAATGACTCCGCTCTTATGAACGACGCTTGGGAAAAGTTTATCCATTCTTACTCTAAAGTATGGAGTCACGATAAGTTCCCCAGTCTTCCTTTTGACGAAAGTAGAACTACAATATATCAAAATCTATCGAAACTAAGTTGGATTAGAATACCGGTTTATGTAAAAGCAATGAACGCCCACGATGGCATCGTTGCAAGAAAGGGTTTGGACAAAGCATCCCCATACGGAGTGGCCAATGTTATGTTCGCATGTGAATTGATTAACCATTTGTTGGAATAA
- the CKA2 gene encoding casein kinase 2 catalytic subunit CKA2, giving the protein MTTLQPSSLNLKSKRVYSVARVYQDACEKRPQEYWDYEQCVTIDWGKISNYEVINKIGRGKYSEVFKGKSVLNDIPCVIKVLKPVKMKKIYRELKVLTNLTGGPNIIGLLDIVQDPGSKIPALIFEEVKNVDFRTLYPTFTLPDLQYYLTQLLTALDYCHSMGIMHRDVKPQNVMIDPTERKLRLIDWGLAEFYHPGVDYNIRVASRYHKGPELLVSLNQYDYSLDLWAVGCMIAAIIFKKEPFFKGSTNADQLVKIAKVLGTQELFQYLKHYGLELPSEYNDIMKNYERKPWSYFISDNTPLAVDEIVDLIDHLLRYDHQQRLTAKEAMDHKFFKKDFS; this is encoded by the coding sequence ATGACTACATTgcagccttcttctttgaacttgaagagtAAGCGAGTTTACAGTGTAGCTCGAGTGTACCAGGATGCGTGCGAGAAGCGCCCTCAAGAATATTGGGACTATGAACAATGTGTTACCATTGATTGGGGTAAGATTTCTAATTACGAGGTGATCAATAAAATCGGTCGTGGTAAGTACAGTGAGGTGTTCAAGGGCAAGTCTGTGTTAAACGATATTCCATGTGTTATCAAGGTTTTGAAGCCCgtgaagatgaagaagatatacAGAGAGCTCAAGGTTTTGACTAATCTAACAGGAGGTCCTAATATTATTGGGTTGCTTGATATTGTGCAAGACCCAGGTTCTAAGATCCCAGCGttgatttttgaagaagtgaAGAATGTGGATTTCCGTACCCTTTACCCAACATTCACATTACCGGACTTGCAGTACTACTTGACCCAGTTGCTCACTGCGTTGGATTACTGCCATTCTATGGGTATCATGCACCGTGATGTAAAGCCACAAAATGTGATGATTGACCCAACTGAGAGAAAGCTAAGGTTGATTGATTGGGGTTTGGCGGAATTCTACCACCCTGGTGTGGATTACAACATTAGAGTTGCCTCACGTTACCATAAGGGACCTGAACTTCTAGTAAGCTTGAACCAGTACGATTATTCGTTGGACTTGTGGGCTGTTGGGTGTATGATCGCGGCGATTATCTTCAAAAAGGAGCCATTCTTCAAGGGCAGCACGAATGCTGACCAGTTGGTTAAAATTGCCAAGGTTTTGGGTACGCAGGAGTTATTCCAGTACTTGAAACACTACGGATTGGAACTACCCTCAGAATACAATGATATCATGAAGAACTACGAACGGAAACCATGGAGCTACTTCATAAGCGATAATACCCCACTTGCAGTGGATGAGATTGTTGATTTAATCGACCATCTATTACGCTATGATCACCAGCAAAGACTCACTGCCAAAGAGGCGATGGATCAcaaattcttcaagaaagacTTCTCGTAG